GCTACACGAGTGTTATCACATAGCGTAATTTTACCTGTTTCTTTATTTCTTTCGAAAACAGTTACAACTGAATCTCCTTGCTCATGAGCACAAACTAAAAGGTCATCTGATGAGGCAATATTAAAATCTCTTGGGAATTGACCACCACTTTCAGTAATTGTTACTAGTTCTAAGTGTTGACCATTATCAAGAACTTTAAAAATTGCAATGCTATCATGCCCTCTATTAGATACATATAAGAATTGTTGATCATGAGATAAACGCACTGCTGCAAGTTTAGTATCTCCATCAAAGTTTTCAGGAATTGTTAAATGACGCTCGAGCTCTTCAAATTTACCGTCATTATATTCTGCAACACTCACAGTATTTGATAATTCGTGTACGACATAAGCAAATTTTCCATTATCATGAAATTCAATATGTCTTGTCCCATCACTATCTTTAAATAAAGATTCTTTATAAAATTCAAACCCGTTGTCATCAAATTTATAAGTAACGATACGATCAGCACCTAAATCTGTTACTGCAACGTACTTACCATCTGGAGTTTGATTAATATAATGTGCGTGTGGATGATCTTGTCTTTCATGTGTACCTGTTGGAAAATCATGTGCAAGTTCTTGAATTAGACGTATAATTTCACCTGTGTGCGTATTTAATTCATACATACGTATGATGCCAGCACCATATACCGCTTCAAATAAATATCGTTTATCTTCTGAAATCGATACATAACAACCTGTACCAGCTTTTGAAGACAAACATTTATTTAATAAATGCAATTCACCATTGTCATCAATTTTCAAACTTGCAACACCGCATTGTTCTCCTTCTTTGTTGATTCCATATAAAACTTCATTATTACGCACCAAATATGTAGACGCTTCTAATTCAAATCCTGTTTCTAATAAATCAATACGTGACTGATTTTCGTTTAATTCAAAACGATAAATCCCTTTACCATTCTTTTTAGTGTAAGAACCAATATATCCATTTGTCATTACTTTTACCCCTCCATGTTAGTCTTATTTTCATTTTATTAAATTTTAGCTAGAATTAACAATCA
The genomic region above belongs to Staphylococcus aureus and contains:
- a CDS encoding lactonase family protein translates to MTNGYIGSYTKKNGKGIYRFELNENQSRIDLLETGFELEASTYLVRNNEVLYGINKEGEQCGVASLKIDDNGELHLLNKCLSSKAGTGCYVSISEDKRYLFEAVYGAGIIRMYELNTHTGEIIRLIQELAHDFPTGTHERQDHPHAHYINQTPDGKYVAVTDLGADRIVTYKFDDNGFEFYKESLFKDSDGTRHIEFHDNGKFAYVVHELSNTVSVAEYNDGKFEELERHLTIPENFDGDTKLAAVRLSHDQQFLYVSNRGHDSIAIFKVLDNGQHLELVTITESGGQFPRDFNIASSDDLLVCAHEQGDSVVTVFERNKETGKITLCDNTRVASEGVCVIF